The following proteins come from a genomic window of Lolium rigidum isolate FL_2022 chromosome 5, APGP_CSIRO_Lrig_0.1, whole genome shotgun sequence:
- the LOC124657588 gene encoding uncharacterized protein LOC124657588, protein MVVVDVLRRPKKPAATTDDDSNPSDRDLSESLARANATAAKLISPIAELLTAPFSHFQYENVSVPGVLPNGNVAVKRIKNSHTINEKQFYREVNSLLTTSHPNIVRFLGYCASTDQTAIKLEDELRGLDWSARYQIIKGICDGLYYLHKEKRIYHMDLKPDNILLDNDMVPKITDFGLSRLDEMSQTMTVDRFGSLGYCAPEYLHSGKMSFKCDIYSLGIIITELVTGQKSIPDDNKYIVLRRWMHRWRKTGNRSPLGYQQESDPCNRPFILDIVRAINELASTNSQISNDNEFTVGQISPYLEDDMLGIEPLELHFPFEPIKEMACLLQLTNETDSYMAFEVQKMSLLPYCTEPHQGIVPPHSKFDVDITLQPQYKAPKRANEFIVRSTRVNYGFATEHITTATFNKSMGNIVDEVNLDVVFDPEVIPEFSTLLDVHPLELHFCFEPNKLVARSLDLTNNTDEKVAFVLLNKSNEETCFLHSLPTFGIVDPWTTYTLNAEELGNAVHKVTLKGVCALQGETRIEIILTDDIHSMLGQYINTIDANQTEPLILTGHSLGYLHVWNCDTQKVGNRDTSAGPSDVAETVRVDEGLVGHLLGPRSQASLGQLVQLNASCAPSASQWHFALVTVTPMGRSVQVPDGAIGKLSDIFVWCLDSPKSKHTLDDSGKVGCLDFFAHVNGQQYLITGSDDRTAKIWDMQKMECVCTLPHRSEVCSVLPHPSLPLLVTGTKDGHINFWSSSNFRLKRILHIGSLSPVKGLTRFMEPGRVVVAHEKAVAVIEINDEEHGDSSVNNENSVSSTD, encoded by the exons GGTGTCCTCCCAAACGGAAATGTCGCTGTGAAGAGGATTAAGAACAGCCATACAATTAATGAGAAGCAATTTTATCGTGAAGTTAATAGCCTTTTGACGACTAGCCATCCAAATATAGTCAGGTTTCTTGGCTATTGTGCTAGTACAGATCAGACAGCAATAAAACTTGA AGATGAATTGAGGGGACTTGATTGGAGTGCACGTTACCAAATAATAAAAGGAATATGTGATGGTCTATATTATCTGCACAAGGAAAAGCGTATATATCATATGGATCTGAAGCCTGACAACATACTATTAGACAATGATATGGTGCCGAAGATTACGGACTTTGGTCTATCAAGACTTGATGAAATGTCACAAACTATGACTGTAGACCGTTTCGGATCACT AGGATATTGTGCTCCAGAATATCTACACAGTGGCAAGATGTCATTCAAATGTGACATATATAGTTTGGGCATTATAATCACTGAACTGGTGACAGGACAGAAGAGTATTCCTGATGATAACAAATATATT GTACTCCGAAGATGGATGCACAGATGGAGAAAAACAGGAAATAGAAGTCCACTTGGTTACCAACAA GAATCTGACCCTTGCAACCGGCCTTTTATATTGGACATAGTGCGTGCTATCAACGAATTGGCGAGCACTAATTCACAAATCAGTAATGACAATGAATTTACAGTTGGCCAG ATAAGCCCTTACTTGGAAGATGATATGCTTGGGATTGAGCCGCTCGAGCTGCATTTTCCTTTTGAGCCTATCAAAGAGATGGCATGCTTACTCCAGCTAACTAATGAGACAGATTCTTACATGGCCTTCGAGGTCCAAAAAATGAGCCTCCTGCCGTACTGCACAGAACCACACCAAGGCATCGTTCCGCCACATTCCAAGTTCGATGTTGACATAACATTGCAACCACAGTACAAGGCACCAAAGCGTGCCAACGAGTTCATCGTGCGGAGTACCAGAGTGAATTATGGTTTTGCAACTGAACATATAACTACAGCCACATTCAATAAATCCATGGGTAATATTGTTGATGAGGTGAATCTGGATGTTGTTTTTGACCCCGAG GTAATCCCAGAATTCAGCACGCTTCTTGACGTCCACCCGCTTGAGCTCCACTTTTGCTTTGAACCCAACAAGctggtggcacgatcactcgaccTAACAAACAATACAGATGAAAAAGTGGCATTTGTGCTTCTGAACAAGAGCAATGAGGAGACGTGCTTCTTACACAGCTTGCCGACATTTGGCATTGTGGACCCTTGGACCACTTACACTCTC AATGCGGAAGAGTTGGGTAATGCTGTGCATAAAGTGACTTTGAAAGGTGTTTGTGCTCTGCAAGGAGAGACAAGAATTGAG ATCATATTGACGGACGATATTCATTCCATGCTAGGTCAATACATCAACACCATAGATGCAAATCAGACAGAGCCATT GATTTTAACAGGTCATTCATTAGGTTACCTTCATGTATGGAACTGTGACACGCAG AAAGTTGGCAACCGGGATACTTcagcagggccttcagatgtggcAGAGACGGTGAGGGTCGACGAAGGGCTGGTGGGGCACCTCCTTGGCCCACGCAGCCAGGCGAGCCTCGGCCAGCTGGTCCAGTTGAATGCCTCGTGTGCACCATCTGCCTCGCAGTGGCACTTCGCCTTGGTCACGGTG ACACCTATGGGTCGTTCAGTTCAAGTCCCAGATGGAGCTATAGGCAAGCTCTCTGATATCTTT GTTTGGTGTCTTGATTCTCCCAAATCTAAGCATACTCTGGATGACTCGGGCAAGGTAGGCTGCCTTGATTTCTTCGCACATGTTAATGGTCAGCAGTATTTGATTACTGGGTCAGATGACAGGACTGCCAAG ATATGGGACATGCAGAAAATGGAGTGCGTTTGTACACTACCTCACAGGTCTGAAGTTTGTTCTGTCCTTCCACATCCGAGTCTTCCACTTCTAGTTACAGGTACAAAAGATGGTCATATTAACTTCTGGAGCTCCAGTAATTTCAG GCTCAAGAGAATACTTCACATTGGCAGCCTTTCACCGGTTAAAGGTCTCACACGTTTTATGGAGCCGGGAAG GGTTGTGGTTGCACATGAGAAGGCAGTAGCAGTGATTGAAATTAATGATGAAGAACATGGTGATAGCAGCGTCAACAACGAGAATTCTGTATCATCAACAGATTAG